Within the Periplaneta americana isolate PAMFEO1 chromosome 6, P.americana_PAMFEO1_priV1, whole genome shotgun sequence genome, the region aactatggtatgaaaaaaaaatgaatttatatcatcagcaaatatactTTGGCTGCACTGTatatttagtaactgttacaaatcttttattttcatcacgtcaaacattaaaatataccCAAACAATATAGCttaaagtatcattggcacatttgggtggcaacactgttcACAGCCATTGCAAAAGTTTCAAGAAAACTGATGTTAAAATGCTGTGGcagcaaccctgagaaccctgttcacatgtTGCTACTTTCAAGTTATGCGCAGCATAACAAAGTAGCGAGCAGCTACTTTTCAGGTTGCGCCGTTGTTCACACGCCACAGTATTTTGTACtgcagcactgcaaaagtagcaacgagtgaccgtacctttatatacactaacttcaaaatttctCCAGTTGTTCACTATCATATTCAACACTCGTAAGGAACATCAGTTCTATTGTGTTATACATTCATAGTTTATTCACTTTAATCTTACATGATCACCTTGATATCTTCATTATATTctacagttttgttttgttttattacagcCAAGACCGCAGGCTGCAGTAAGCAGGGACCCAAATGTTGTCTCTAGTCAGCAGGAAGAGGATGATATTGCGAAAGGTATGAAGCATTGGACTGGAAATCAAACAGTGCAAAAGGTATGATGCATTGGATTCCAATTCAGTCAATGCTCtttcatgacttttttttttttttttcacattagcAGCTAGTTTTTCTTTTTCAAGAAAATCGTGGATTATTGGCCATTTAACTGAATTCCTGATACATATTTCTGACCCACATCAACCTCACATATCTGTAGTGTCAAGACTCACATAGGACGGTTTACTGCGGTACGAGACGACTGAGTTCAAAGGTGAAGAATAGTATGTGGACTACTGAAAAGCAGCCATTGTAATTTTACCAACACATTCGATTAGATTTTATCAGTTAGCTATTCAGACATGTACTGTTGTCACAGTGTAAAGTGACTCTGTGTTCTGTTACCATTCTTGTTGGTCTTCTAGTTTTTGTAATAACAGGTAGATTTTAATGTAGTGTTAAAAACTGAAAGTTTGAAACAATTTGAATAGAAAAGAAATAGATATGTACAAATATATCTCCgtccataataaaataaactttagtCCTTTAATCTGTCGTGACAGAAGTAAATGAAGGTAGGagaaatatttctgttttgtcttaaGACAAAGACAGAATTAAATATGTTATGTTGTTTATGATTTCAGCCATTGAGTTGTCACTGAAAGAAACACAACACTCTCCCAAAGTTCAGGGTAGTTTGTACCCATCTGCAAACCTATCAACAGCAGCGACTTCCACTACTGCTGAAGCAAGAAAGGTGCGAGCCTTATATGATTTTGAAGCTGCTGAAGACAACGAACTTACTTTCAGTGCTGGagaaataagtaagtacataCAGTACCTTTTATATGATTGATTGTCAATGTTTCCCCCTTTTTCCACACTTCTGAAATCTGATTCTGAAGTTGGAGTGGTGTGGGTTCTGGGCCATGTTGGGATTCCTGGTAAGGAGAAAGTGGCTGctctaaaaaaaactgaaagttataatttataaaacagtcatattacttgtctttctgtatggttgtgaaactttgactctcactttgagagaggaacagaggttaagggtgtttgagaataaggtattggggctaagagggatgaagctacagtagaatggagaaagttgcacagtgcagaactgcacgcattgcatttttcaactaatataattaggaaaattaaatccagacatttgagatgggaaggacatatagcacatatgggtgaatccagaaatgcatatacaatgttagttagaagacctgagggaaaaatacctttggggaggtcaagacttagatgggaggataatactacggcttaacgaatgtagaaattttcattctcttgttctccttttccaagtccttcacacctctacacctacctaccttgcctcccgtttcagttacctgtcatcatatcataatctcttcacacgaatgcaaaatagccgcatactagccataccaacacataagacatcatcgtattcatcatcatacacaatctcgctctcgagcttgtggaataccctacccagtgacatcagagactgtcggaatttagtagcgttcaaaagcaaacttattaagcattttcttactgcgtagactaggtttaatttttacttatttaataaaaaaaatgtttctccgtaacttttacaataaactgtctacttttattaatcagttaatcttttagtactgtgatttttattgtatttgtaaatttaatattaattgtaattataattgtaattgtattcttaatattgtagttgtaatcccctggtagaggggaagagaaggcctgatggccttatctctaccaggttaaataaataaataaataaaaatattaaaatgaatttaagggaggtggtatatgatgttAGGGggttgattaatcttgcttagagtAGGGACTAACAGCGAGCATATGTGAGGACGTcaatgaacctctgagttctgtaaaagccatttgtaagtaagtaagtacatcattgtgtgttacaaaatgtttcaaaagCAACAACAACGTCATTAAAGGACACATGTCTCTATACTGCTGTAATTGTGGTTGGTGTTGTTGATGTTTTCTGCATATgtgaaagtaggcctattgtgtgatttggttatggctgtgataggTTTCTTGTATTGTGTTTGAAAAGATCTCCTTGTTTGTCTCATGTAGACAACTATTGCATGCTAATTTGTAAACTCCTGTTAGGTTGTATTTGTCTTGTTTGTGTGTTCAGATGTTTTCGTAgtatgttttgtgttctgtatggaatttctttttcttttattttctgaatgaagatgcaatcttgtgtgtgtttttgttttcttatgttagtgtgatgtatttttttgtgttgttgtatttgtgttgtatttctttgtttcttgtgattatgttttgcctCTTTATGCTGCTGTTGTATGCACTCCCTTGTGCTGTGTgtttgatagtgtgtatttcttcatTGTATTCTtgctggttcattggtatgttgattaATCTATGTACCATATTTTGCATACACTATCACACCAGGAAGACCCGCAAGGTCCTAGATAAGGGAGTATGTCATGTTGgacatgtttaaaataaaaaagaaatcaccCCTTCTTTTAGAGGGAGAACCAGGTCTTGTCAGAGAGGACGTTGGGACATatccttttattttttactttagtttctaaAAAGTCCTGTACAAATTTTTTTACATCGATATGACAATCTACAGTAGTATGCTAGTATGATATAGATGTATTTAAGTATTTTTCATGATGAGGTAATTAATAAATTTCCTTTTCTTCTAGTTCATGTTTTAGATGATACAGATCCTAATTGGTGGAAAGGATATAACTACCGAGGGGAAGGCCTGTTTCCAGCAAATTTTGTTACAGCAGACTTATCAGCAGAACCAGAGCAGTTTAGTAAGTTCAATGACATATGCATTTAGAATTCTTGTGGGCATGTGGAGGggaaagaagaataataattacagtacgaGGAATTTGCATGTCAAAAAATTAAATGAGATAAGAATGTTGTCCTGTTGCTGTTTTTCCAGAATTAGACCAGCCCAGGAAATCTGTGCAGTTCAGTGAGTCGGTACAGGTGAAGACTGTTGAAGAGCCCCAGGAAGtggaaattaatgaagaaaaaatcgATAGGtgagatcttttttttttatcatactgtattttattgtttCGTATGAAGTAGACACATACAGTTCTCATTATACATTTTTTGTGTTGCACACAGTTCAGTTTCTTTATCAGGTTGttaatgatattactgtttatagttctTCCCTACAAGTCCACCGAGTTATCTCTgaggtagcgtgtctgcctccagactagccagcctgggtttgattcctggcaaggtcagaaattttcatgtaaaatttctacctcgggactaggagagatggtggtgtacaacttctaatcactagattgtgcaccagtatgcctgggttaaatcccaaatatctccgtagttcatatgaagagaagacatatgtcactgttgatagtgattcatccatcGGATGGAAATGTTAAGCCTGGCaactcccttggtgctattcgacagaagtaggctacgtgctggcaccgggttttcccttctcctttcctcatcttcatcatcgtcactcattccagacactacacttacactcaccctagtacacgacataactctccacagatagacatcatgtacagtgtggcccaccgaagtggtgtacaactagaaaatgggtcatagtcctgtcatctatctgcaatatgcggaacctgaatcacgtaaagtgaagtgggtaggcattggatacatacatacacacatacatacatacatacatacatacatacatacatacatacatacatacatacatacatacatacatacatacatacatacatacatacgtacatacatacatagttctTCCCTACAACGTTTATTCGAAAAAcacatgtaaattaattaatttaatatgcaccCAAATAAGATGAACTTTCGTTTCCTGAGTTGCACACAAAAAAGTCATTATTTATAATCTGTTAATCCCAAAGATAAGACTTGGTTTATACATTATATGGTTTAAGTAGAtatatgtaattactgtattggCCCGAATCTAGTATAACCTCGAATATAATACAACCCCAAGTTTTCAGATGTATTATGCAGTACATCTAATTTAATGATTTGAACTTCCATGTAAATCTGCAATGGCAACATTCATATTATAGCCATGCCTTTTCTGTAATCTCAATGGAGAAATAGATCAAGAACAATTTCTTTATTGCTCAGCTACTactaaatttttcagtcttcctgCTAAATATTGGATGTGCAAGAGAGCGAATGACATTCTCAGCTGCCCAACATTAGATACTAACCAACCAGccgtatttttcttaaaattcttttttttaaatatcattattttttgtTGTGTTCCAAGTTTCACATCAACAGGTAACAACTGGTCTACTCAgtgatgtaaaattaaaaatttgacaTGTCTAAAAAGTAGTTTACTTTTAAACAGTAAGATATTTGTTTAGAATGCTTTATTGCctataacatttctttattttatttcttcgtcTGTTACATTATTGCCATTTGCTATTGAACCATGGTAATTAAGGGAGTTAATTTGTCTttattttactgttattattgttaaacTTCACTTAATTTTGTGCAGGCTACTACATCTTCTTCATGAAGCAGATCCTACAGAAAGCCATGCAGATAGTGAAGAAATGTTAAGTCTAGAAGGTAAGCATAAGTTATTTTGCTTGTAGATTTAAATCTATTTAATATATCTAATCTGCAGATTTCATATAAATAGACTATTAGAGTCCAGCCTTCATCTATATCAGGAACAGACAGCCTCGAAACTTTGGTGATCTACTgagaatttcccccccccccccataaaaaagaaagaaaaataataattaaaacagataaaattacaattaattagcaccaatgttgttgttgttttctaatgcgaggcgtttgacaataaagtcatttgacctcttgcactctaatatttttcaaagatatttaagtgaacaccatattttaacgttttggtggctacttcattcacacacactccagaatgtctggaggaccacacctgctgttggtcgacgggtccattggacctagctgggagatcttgttgatcaccagcttccCCTCCTtcagccactggaggacgattttagtgccatagtaggtcagcactaggaacagaaaagtagaaagaggaggaaggaaagtgaaatgaacccctaggcctcgaatgctctaatgccgtcggggtcgaagaaagtaagatttcagtcagaggactggataggaaagggtaaagagggaaataggtattgaatagaggaaaattataccaaattcagtcaattaactcatcaagctgacctgtgctaattgatgagtagcccctccctttagttcagcttgtaaaattatgcttactaacagctgcaccacgggaaggtagggatgggacaatgggtatttgtccaggttggttccttaaagccttcaatgggaaggattaatggctctcccccctgtatccgacagatacccttttgcagccttaGCACCAATGTAAACCCACATGTATTTAATCTAAATTGTAGAAACAGGTTTGTTAAAAAATTCTTTTTATATATCTTTTAAAACACCTTAagtcattcatatttttaatttgatcaGGCAAACCATTGTATAATTTTAAGCTGTAGACCATttatgttttgttgaaacttgttAAAATAATGGTTCTTATTAGTATGTATTAATTCCataagcttaaaaatatataaagcataaactgttaaaatattaaaagtcttAAAATATTCTGTACATGATGTACGATTATAAACACTTGCCATGCAACTGACGATGTGCTTCTGATCAATAGAAATATCACTCATCTTCTGACttaaattattgtcaatattCTAGTAAAACCTGCTTCTTTTAGCAGGAGAATTAAATATAGGGCTAACTgcttcaaagctgggtacctggttcaaataaagtgcactggtacaataattgacatggaggcatgagataattactctgcctgccattataaTTTTCACTATAATTCATATGCccccaatttaaaaaagaaaaagcggCTGCATCTGGATTGCATCAAGTTGTGTTTATAGAACAAAGGGAAAGAAATGGCAGGTACGAAGTAAACTGTATGTAAGTCCAAGTAAGAGTGATTTGACCCCAGAAGCATATGCCATATGAAAATTTCGAGTCTACTTCGGCATAATGGAATAGTTctacaacaacaaaaattatcattaaaacagataaaattacaattaattagcaccaatgtaaacccacatgtatttcatctaaattgacaagatttttataacaaaaagtgGTGAAAAACATGGTGGGAGGGAGACGAGATTTGATAGTGATAAGGAAAGCAAGCGAGTGAAGAAAGTGCAAGCTATGAAAAGGGAGGGAGAGGTGGGGAGTGAAAGAGGTAGAGATCAGTGCTGATAACGACCTGTTTactaaggtaaaaaaaaaaaacagactagTGAATAGCATTTTTTAGAGTAATACCAATATTAGTGAATTAGAAAAGATTAAGAAAAGAGTAAGAGGAACTGTCTAGTGGTACTGAATTAGATTAATATCAAGACATCGGAGTAACAAAGGTGTGAATCATAGGAATTGTTTGATTATGGAAATAAGTTGTTATAGCGAATAGTGAACGAATCAGCTATAGAAGTGAACTGTTATAAACAGTAAGGCATATGTGAACTAGTGaataactatagtcgcgacgctgttattcccggcttgACTCCTCCTCtctgcttacgtcttaggaagtgaaggctctataaagtctaggtaggtagtatcgttcgccatttttgttctttcgttgccgagctaccagacgaggaatctatttgccggacccttaaacattatcatgtcgtagctcctatgataataaatcaaacgcactgtaatggagcaaataattgagcggcaaataacgtcttcgtgtgctttctgtgaatgccaacacaaaagagccaaaatggcgggcgattatattaagtatttatcgagccttaggaaatgaataatgtcttcatcagcgcacaagacgcacatgtttaaatgtagccgacctgcaacgtgattggctgccggaaattagagcaacgggactataaTGAATAGCAAAAACAAGGTAGGATAAGTATTAAATAGACAATGGACTGAGCAGCAAGAGGAGAGATAGCTAGTGGGATTAGAGTAGTTTTAATAAAGTGTACTGCAAAGAAGTATTACTTGTAATGACTGTTAATGGTGGCACTGTATACATGAAAATGTGAGATCCACCattacatgtaagaaatgctgtgacgaaatgtgatattactattattattgttattattattatcatcatcgtcgtcatcgtcgtcatcatcataatttttatcATAAATGAGTTAACTGTAAAGTTTTCCTATATTTTTCAGAACAAGTAAATGCAATGGGGCCATTAATAGACCAGGAGTTGGAAAGAGTAGATCGCAAACATGCTCAACTCACGCAGTTGAGTTCTGATCTTGTTGAAGCATTAAACCTGTACCATACATTAATGCGGGAACCTGCAGTTCCACAGTCATATCACACTATGCCTAAGCAAGTGAATTATGGTTACCCTCCACAGCCTTCACCCCACGTAAGTATCCAGTTTTATTACCCTCTTTAATACACAGACAAACATCTGCTAGTAtctacagggctcctacaaaagaccattctggtttcgaacacatgtaatttacgttctataaatctgaggtgcatgaaaatagtaccaatggaaagagaaactcaaaaaagtttagttccttaccttaaagatgtttAATATGTCCCCCCATGGTAACACAACACACATCAAGCTtttagtcaagttccacgtaggtaccaGATTCTGATGTTAcatctgttcaccttaccagaaaaatgaaaagtggcttcgtcagaaaataccatggaacgaataaattcatcatcgttttcaattaaagtctgtatacttatgcagaaatttctttgtagcactttgtcctctggttttagggcttgcagcagcTGTAGTCAGTACAGATGAAACCGCAACCgtttgcgaagaatcttgccttaaaatcagtgtaccatttatggattgtaggcccactgagtggatctgcaccaaactttgttcagtagtgccgttgcacattaataaccaaCTGGTTCACGTGAAAATCTTTTCtatcctctatagcagccatttcgccttaacaatgaacaaatttgtttatgtgcgctattatgaggcagtgttaccaactaggaaaacaatgttgccacaactaaacttttttattgttgctctcataaattttatttcacaggctgttattctgctgatatccatatttctcattgtccatgcttcacttcaGTAACACAGTACAGGtctagctaaggttttatacaaacaTATTCTTGTGTGTTGCTGTACTAGAGAAAGCTTcataattttgttgattattcccattgttttattgtatttgcaaattttagaagttatatctgtttcaacaaaaaatattacttcggaatatgtatgataagacttttttgtgttaaattctaacgtacttaACGTACATTTTCGACCTAttatgagtcatcttcagaattctgagttctgaagatgacccataataggtcgaaacatgtaaacaaggtatgttagaatttaacacaagaaagtcttatcatacatattccgaagtgatacagtgttaaaagctgtgtaatcaagatgtataaaaaatattagaaataattaGGATTATCTTTTACAGTAATacaacagtctactatatacagtcacgaagcttgagcttTGAGGgttctagaaacaatagactgtgacggtactattttgcattgcctgtaatgaggcgatattagcgatcctagaggtgagcaactacctaatgtttgcatatttactacgtattgagcttcgcgactgtatatactagactgtggtaatactaggAATTTATCTTACtgtaatacaagattatggtgaGTTGGGAATGGAGTTTGAGGGTTAATGCAATAAATCTTCTAAGTTGTAGTGCCTCCttcctaaaattaattttaattcaatagtTACAACTTAAAGAATGTATCAATATGAGAGAGAATACTTCTTCCTAAACTTTAGAATAACCCATGGATATTGGTATTTTTCGTTGAGTTCAAAGTGCAGAAAGTtgaattttcaaatgaaaaattgttatttttaaattgaagagttcagcATTTTCAAAATACACAGCTTCCGTAGCACAATAAATACCCTAGTTTTCGAAATGCATTTCACAAAAAAGATTGATATTTTTGTTGACAGACAATGGCGTTTATTAGATGAAACATTATGTATGATGAGAAGAAGCATTTACATTTTGGATTTGCACATGATACATAGGAACAAAGGGTGTATTCAGCTGGCTAACAGTGCTTACAGTACAATTCTCACTACATATGCACAAACCAAAGCTGTATTTTGATGTCAGGAAATGTCCTTACCATATATTTGAACGAAAATGGATTCAATAATCTCGAATGTTCAGACCATAGATATCGACCTTATCTATGCTACAACTGTCGATTGTActacaagaaataaaaaatttaccGCACATTAATTGCTTGTTTTTCGCAAAAACGTGGGAAATTCGCGGCATGATATGGATTTCGCGAATTCAAATCGGGCATAAAAGATTGAAGgatgtatatttattgtaattagatGTTGAGagatatttttctcaaaaataatgaaattcgTGTTCTCGAAATGTTCCATTCCCGTAGGCTTAGTCATCTTTTTTTTCCCTATAACATAACCACAATGCAGACTAAACTCTGTAGTAAATACTATAATGTGACAAAAAAGACAGTTTCattataagaaatgttatgtttctacAGCTGTATAACGGTGTTCCAACTAGTTCAACATTTGGAGTCCCCCACCCTTATTCTCTACCACCTGATCAGTTCGTGATGCCTGGTCCTTCTGGCCCCACTTCCATGACATTACCACCGCATTTTCACCAAATGGGTCCACTGCCTCCGGGGGTGGGAGTGCCAGTTCCTGGTCCTGGACAGCGACCAGAAGACCAGCCGAGATTGCCGCAGCAGCCACCACCACAGCAGCCTCCGGCAGGAACACCTATTCCTTACCCTCCAAGGTAAATAACAGTTGAAATATACGTTGCTTAGattgaatacatttttaaaattttaattctgcTGTAGCTTCTGGAAAGTTACTTGCCAATTGATCTGTTTGAGTACAGTCAAAAATGAACCGAACTTTGCCTGTTGCTGCCTTGCTATTTAGGTccggtaaattctttttctataagacAAGGGCCCGGTCCCAACAAATTTCGCGCCTTTCCAATTTTTTTGAAGTTCATACATTTAGCTAACataagtactgggtgttcagttcaaagtgtgtcgtggctcgctgtatgccatcatgtggctagccgatgagcctagagaattcagtcttcctacacttccgcagaggtgtataacctgtgaggtagagaagttgcctaccaagtacggcgttcattctgaagagtacgtaccgatacgtacggtaatgccggtagtggcaggaatgtgaactgtttggaaatacgtactgtcgggatatggggagagggttaagacgattacatacgtatttgttaacattaacttcgacagtcaacatggacacggagcatttgatttgtgttgtggaatgttactgtacgcaaccgatgataacaaataccctgcatacgacttgccggcgcaaaacacagttcgaaagaggttatggtagcacacagaccgtacagactgccatctgttgctacgacgttcaagttatactgtacacattctcaagttcagattgaagaacgccttaaataataggcaacttctctaacatataagctgaaactcgcttcaaatctgtgacccaacaacagtgacgtcatgacacactttgaaatgaacacccagtatatagcgTTATATTAAGACTGAAAGAGTATTAGTACACTATGAAAACTGTGTGACATgttgacaaataatttaattaattatattatcagTCACTGGATTAATGAAATGTTGTAGCATGTACTAGTTCCTCACGCCAACATCATTATTAGCTTATGCTAATTTTCTGACTacgaaaaaaatacaatttataacattgatcattgtgttattaaattgattttaatgatGTAAAAGGCAACGGAAAGAATGATTATGCACTGTAACTCACCACAGAAGTCAGCTGAGTAGGGGCAGCAGCAGAACTATGTCAGCAAAATACTTATCACACATACACACGCCAAATTTTTTTATATGCATTGTATGTAATTTCatgtataaaattgtatgaatCTCTCAATTCTAAGCACTAATCCCAATACCAATTAATATTATGAGTTCAAAAATCCAGCACATTAACACAAATAATTGTAAGTTATTGAAAAAGTTAACTTTAGTGCttagtttattttagtttttattacatctgagaatttttaagattttagCGAGGCTAGTgagtcttttgtttcttttttctgtctGTTAGCTTCTTAATTCTGGAATCAACTGAAATGATAGCCAAATGAAGGCAGTCAGAAAGTTGCAGGCAATTCCTCTGTTTTGGCAGATTTTGCAGTTTCACAAGGATACGCGGTGGAAAATCAAATAAGAAATctgatatttcatgtaaatttggatatatttttttttattcttatccAGAATT harbors:
- the Stam gene encoding signal transducing adapter molecule 1 isoform X1; translated protein: MGLFSTSSPFDSDVEKATDEKNTSEEWGLIMDICDKVGNTPIHAKDCLRSIVKRLNHQDPHIVMQAITLLDACVSNCGKTFHLEVASRDFETEFRKLLSRSQPKVAEKLRQLLKKWAEGDFKNDPQLNLIPSLYAKLKQEGIDFSAHSETVKPRPQAAVSRDPNVVSSQQEEDDIAKAIELSLKETQHSPKVQGSLYPSANLSTAATSTTAEARKVRALYDFEAAEDNELTFSAGEIIHVLDDTDPNWWKGYNYRGEGLFPANFVTADLSAEPEQFKLDQPRKSVQFSESVQVKTVEEPQEVEINEEKIDRLLHLLHEADPTESHADSEEMLSLEEQVNAMGPLIDQELERVDRKHAQLTQLSSDLVEALNLYHTLMREPAVPQSYHTMPKQVNYGYPPQPSPHLYNGVPTSSTFGVPHPYSLPPDQFVMPGPSGPTSMTLPPHFHQMGPLPPGVGVPVPGPGQRPEDQPRLPQQPPPQQPPAGTPIPYPPSGLPNYGPSAAQPPSFPHPAGPIPQPPPPGPGANYPPNGQPLL
- the Stam gene encoding signal transducing adapter molecule 1 isoform X3, translated to MGESAIYKLYFEKATDEKNTSEEWGLIMDICDKVGNTPIHAKDCLRSIVKRLNHQDPHIVMQAITLLDACVSNCGKTFHLEVASRDFETEFRKLLSRSQPKVAEKLRQLLKKWAEGDFKNDPQLNLIPSLYAKLKQEGIDFSAHSETVKPRPQAAVSRDPNVVSSQQEEDDIAKAIELSLKETQHSPKVQGSLYPSANLSTAATSTTAEARKVRALYDFEAAEDNELTFSAGEIIHVLDDTDPNWWKGYNYRGEGLFPANFVTADLSAEPEQFKLDQPRKSVQFSESVQVKTVEEPQEVEINEEKIDRLLHLLHEADPTESHADSEEMLSLEEQVNAMGPLIDQELERVDRKHAQLTQLSSDLVEALNLYHTLMREPAVPQSYHTMPKQVNYGYPPQPSPHLYNGVPTSSTFGVPHPYSLPPDQFVMPGPSGPTSMTLPPHFHQMGPLPPGVGVPVPGPGQRPEDQPRLPQQPPPQQPPAGTPIPYPPSGLPNYGPSAAQPPSFPHPAGPIPQPPPPGPGANYPPNGQPLL
- the Stam gene encoding signal transducing adapter molecule 1 isoform X2, which produces MGLFSTSSPFDSDVEKATDEKNTSEEWGLIMDICDKVGNTPIHAKDCLRSIVKRLNHQDPHIVMQAITLLDACVSNCGKTFHLEVASRDFETEFRKLLSRSQPKVAEKLRQLLKKWAEGDFKNDPQLNLIPSLYAKLKQEGIDFSAHSETPRPQAAVSRDPNVVSSQQEEDDIAKAIELSLKETQHSPKVQGSLYPSANLSTAATSTTAEARKVRALYDFEAAEDNELTFSAGEIIHVLDDTDPNWWKGYNYRGEGLFPANFVTADLSAEPEQFKLDQPRKSVQFSESVQVKTVEEPQEVEINEEKIDRLLHLLHEADPTESHADSEEMLSLEEQVNAMGPLIDQELERVDRKHAQLTQLSSDLVEALNLYHTLMREPAVPQSYHTMPKQVNYGYPPQPSPHLYNGVPTSSTFGVPHPYSLPPDQFVMPGPSGPTSMTLPPHFHQMGPLPPGVGVPVPGPGQRPEDQPRLPQQPPPQQPPAGTPIPYPPSGLPNYGPSAAQPPSFPHPAGPIPQPPPPGPGANYPPNGQPLL